Proteins from a single region of Oryza brachyantha chromosome 6, ObraRS2, whole genome shotgun sequence:
- the LOC102702946 gene encoding RING-H2 finger protein ATL46-like translates to MPIQHKPPLPPKSHRHRALLPPPPPLRRRARLFPPGAATSPRRAAATAAALFWGWGAVSCCCCKDRRLWGWGIGRDAVAVVVSWSGRVGGGGGGGGMVEVAFASSGSSAAAEGVSTAPRRLCGELVVRDALPYAGVAVPPPPAPPQVQATGGGGGGGGKISPAVLFIIVILAVVFFISGLLHLLVRLLMKKQHRRGGGAADGVSRTAAGDDGGAGDAALQRQLQQLFHLHDSGLDQAFIDALPVFAYREIVVGGGGDGDKEPFDCAVCLCEFDAEDRLRLLPLCGHAFHLHCIDTWLLSNSTCPLCRGVLFVPGLTAENNPMFDFDEGLEEGRLSEDCDIRFGLPGQKATEGLQTPATEKRVFPVRLGKFKNIGTQGCVEGGIGNANGAVLRREEGESSSSSLDARRCFSMGTYQYVLGTSELRVSLQPDRIRNGGGGVTRARPAGLSSVNAEIMEGKKICARNKGESFSVSKIWQWSNLKGKLPTGSDECSEAGSLPWMKKGGIGDTSNI, encoded by the exons ATGCCCATCCAGCACAAG CCACCACTCCCTCCCAAATCACATCGACATCGCGCACTActaccgccgccaccaccgctgcgccgtcgcgctcGCCTTTTCCCACCGGGGGCGGCGACCTCACCTCGTCGTGCCGCTgctaccgccgccgcgttGTTCTGGGGGTGGGGGGCGGTCTCGTGTTGTTGTTGTAAAGATCGCCGTCTTTGGGGGTGGGGGATCGGACGAGatgcggtggcggtggtggtctCCTGGTCCGGGCgtgtaggaggaggaggaggaggagggggcatGGTTGAAGTGGCCTTCGCTTCGTCCGGatcctccgcggcggcggagggggtctctacggcgccgcgccgcctgtgcggcgagctcgtcgtcAGGGACGCTCTCCCGTATGCCGGGGTGGCTgttccgccaccgccggcgccgccgcaggtGCAGGCTAcgggtgggggcggcggcggcggcgggaagatTAGCCCCGCGGTGCTGTTCATCATCGTGATTCTCGCGGTGGTGTTCTTCATCTCCGGCCTGCTCCACCTCCTGGTGCGGCTCCTCATGAAGAAGCAGCACCGCCGCGGAGGGGGTGCGGCCGACGGGGTGTCGCGGACGGCCGCCGGGGACGACGGGGGAGCGGGGGACGCGGCGCTGCAgcggcagctgcagcagctgtTCCACCTGCACGACTCCGGGCTGGACCAGGCGTTCATCGACGCGCTGCCCGTGTTCGCCTACCGGGAAATCgtcgtgggcggcggcggcgacggcgacaaggAGCCCTTCGACTGCGCGGTGTGCCTCTGCGAGTTCGACGCCGAGGACCGGCTCCGCCTGCTGCCGCTGTGCGGGCACGCCTTCCACCTGCATTGCATCGACACATGGCTGCTGTCCAACTCGACCTGCCCCCTCTGCCGCGGGGTGCTCTTCGTCCCGGGGCTCACGGCGGAGAACAATCCGATGTTTGATTTCGACGAGGGGCTGGAGGAAGGAAGGCTGTCGGAGGACTGCGATATCCGGTTCGGATTGCCTGGGCAGAAGGCTACAGAGGGGTTGCAGACGCCGGCGACTGAGAAGAGGGTGTTCCCAGTGAGGCTTGGGAAGTTCAAGAATATCGGGACCCAGGGCTGTGTCGAAGGCGGCATCGGCAATGCCAATGGTGCTGTcttgaggagagaggaaggggagagcagcagcagcagcttggaTGCAAGGAGATGCTTCTCAATGGGGACTTACCAATATGTCCTAGGGACCTCAGAGCTCCGGGTATCTCTCCAGCCAGACCGAATTAGAAATGGCGGTGGGGGTGTCACTAGAGCAAGGCCTGCCGGGTTAAGCTCTGTCAATGCTGAGATCATGGAGGGGAAGAAGATATGCGCACGGAACAAAGGGGAGAGCTTCTCTGTGTCGAAGATTTGGCAGTGGTCTAATCTGAAGGGCAAGCTGCCTACTGGCTCAGATGAATGTTCAGAAGCAGGGAGCCTTCCATGGATGAAGAAAGGTGGCATTGGGGATACATCAAACATATGA
- the LOC102702665 gene encoding uncharacterized protein LOC102702665 produces MLEKIGLPPKPSMRGASWVVDATHCQGCSVQFSLFTRKHHCQRCGGLFCSNCTQQRMVLRGQGDSPVRICDPCKKLEEAARYELRYGHKNRASKANAKAASNPEDDVLSEILGGDGVQTKFSRRESLDPELPGASSSSSSSRRTSGAFSIDGNGDGNLSIEAQNYELNNTGSIFTPEELRQQAVEEKKKYKTLKSEGKPEEALRAFKHGKELERQAAALELELRKNKRMATKAPNVSAAVSVKNLDGSDEAESKKSLPGKRVRKEKNDLASELKDLGWSDADLHDETKTIAMSVEGELSQILREVAPKSSEGNKTSSIDKSEVNALKRQALLLKRQGKLAEAKEELKKAKILERQLEEQEILGEADESDDDLAALIHNMDGRNQDDILLDNPRFPVFNFEQLLGTSDDLPIDGNFDVTDDDMNDPDMAAALKSFGWNEEDEIEMESYGPISSLNHEALKEQVLALKRDAVAHKKAGNVAEAMSLLRKAKLLEKDLEIEQSDSKVPSPQGQRSTEDITVTEMNARPLSAPKSKLAIQRELLALKKKALALRREGKVDEAEEELKKGIVLEKQLEDLENSSTRPMVQENRGFVSTPPYKVEPPSLDLTDEGYEPDITDNDMQDPALLSVLKNMGWEDDDADSVSTINKPLNSSHIVSQKPMKSKGQIQKELLAIKRKALGFRREGKNTEAEEELEKAKALEQQLSEMEESSNLTASQQSASTTGQQNRENKSSALQDPAPSPELAASMDAQASSQSIPPIEPIIPKPDHASKVHSEGTRSTMAQPSFTDPLVTAERLHSPSDIHDHKEPQNLHGHDTLKDEILLHKRKAVAFKREGKLAEAREELKQAKLLEKRLEVSQENSANSKDESTKPIVQETNLIQQSAGANTRTDDIPSAPPAQEIKAVQPPKVLSSRDRLKIQRESLAHKRNALKLRREGKTAEADAEFELAKSLESQLEESESQVSGGKSSDTNDAAVEDLLDPQIMSALKSIGWSDADLSTQSSNARPSKKAEAKPTAAATTKPQNEKTQLEEQIKAEKLKALSLKREGKQTEALEALRSAKRLEKRLASLG; encoded by the exons ATGTTGGAAAAGATCGGACTGCCACCAAAGCCATCTATGCGAGGGGCTAGCTGGGTGGTGGATGCAACACACTGCCAAGGTTGCTCTGTTCAATTTTCCTTGTTCACTAGGAAG CATCATTGCCAAAGATGTGGAGGTTTGTTCTGCAGCAACTGTACCCAGCAGAGGATGGTTTTACGTGGACAGGGTGATTCACCTGTTCGAATTTGTGATCCTTGCAAAAAGCTTGAAGAAGCAGCACGCTACGAGCTGAGATATGGACACAAAAACAGAGCTTCAAAAG CTAACGCAAAAGCAGCTTCTAACCCGGAGGATGATGTTCTTAGTGAAATTCTTGGAGGGGATGGAGTGCAGACCAAGTTTTCTCGAAGGGAGTCTCTAGATCCCGAGCTTCCTGGTGCATCTAGTTCTAGTTCCAGTTCCAGAAGAACTTCTGGTGCTTTTAGTATAGATGGTAATGGAGATGGGAACCTCTCTATCGAAGCACAAAATTATGAACTCAACAATACTGGGTCAATTTTTACCCCAGAGGAATTGCGCCAGCAAGCagtagaagagaaaaagaagtaCAAAACTCTGAAGTCAGAAGGTAAACCTGAGGAAGCACTTCGGGCTTTCAAGCATGGCAAAGAGCTTGAGAGACAAGCCGCTGCACTGGAATTAGAATTAAGAAAGAACAAGAGAATGGCTACAAAAGCTCCTAATGTAAGTGCTGCAGTTAGTGTCAAGAATCTGGATGGTTCTGATGAGGCTGAATCAAAGAAGTCCTTACCTGGGAAAAGGGttaggaaagaaaagaatgatCTTGCATCTGAACTTAAAGATTTAGGCTGGTCAGATGCAGATCTTCatgatgaaacaaaaacaattgcTATGAGTGTGGAAGGAGAGCTGTCACAGATTCTTAGAGAGGTAGCACCCAAATCATCGGAGGGCAACAAAACCAGCAGTATAGACAAATCTGAGGTTAATGCTCTGAAAAGACAGGCCCTGTTGCTGAAAAGACAAGGTAAACTTGCTGAAGCAAAGGAAGAGCTGAAGaaagctaaaattttggaAAGACAACTAGAAGAGCAGGAGATTCTGGGTGAAGCAGACGAGTCTGATGATGATTTGGCTGCACTTATTCATAACATGGACGGTCGCAATCAGGATGACATTCTTTTGGACAATCCAAGATTCcctgtttttaattttgaacaaCTACTGGGTACCTCTGATGATCTTCCCATTGATGGCAATTTTGATGTTACAGATGATGACATGAATGACCCAGATATGGCTGCTGCCCTAAAATCATTTGGCTGGAATGAAGAGGACGAGATAGAAATGGAAAGTTATGGTCCTATTTCTTCTTTGAATCATGAGGCACTAAAGGAGCAAGTGCTTGCTCTTAAAAGAGATGCTGTTGCCCACAAGAAGGCTGGTAATGTTGCAGAGGCCATGTCATTGCTTAGGAAGGCAAAGCTCCTTGAGAAGGATTTGGAAATTGAACAATCAGACTCAAAAGTTCCTTCCCCACAAGGACAGAGGAGCACGGAAGATATCACCGTCACTGAGATGAATGCCCGGCCTTTGTCTGCACCAAAATCTAAGCTTGCAATTCAGAGAGAACTGCTGGCCTTGAAAAAGAAGGCACTGGCGTTGAGAAGGGAAGGAAAGGTGGATGAGGCTGAGGAAGAATTAAAGAAAGGCATTGTTCTTGAGAAGCAACTTGAAGACCTTGAAAATTCTTCTACTAGGCCCATGGTTCAGGAAAATAGGGGCTTTGTCTCCACTCCCCCGTATAAGGTTGAACCTCCAAGTCTGGATCTTACTGATGAAGGGTATGAACCTGACATAACTGACAATGACATGCAGGATCCAGCATTGTTATCTGTGTTGAAAAATATGGGATGGGAAGATGATGATGCTGACTCTGTGAGCACAATTAATAAGCCATTGAATAGTTCACATATAGTTTCTCAGAAACCAATGAAGAGCAAGGGTCAGATTCAGAAGGAATTACTTGCTATAAAAAGGAAAGCTCTTGGATTCAGACGGGAAGGAAAGAACACAGAAGCTGAGGAGGAACTGGAAAAGGCAAAGGCCTTGGAGCAGCAACTGTCAGAGATGGAAGAGTCCAGTAACTTGACTGCTAGTCAACAAAGTGCAAGCACCACTGGACAGCAAAATAGGGAAAATAAGTCTAGTGCTCTACAGGATCCTGCCCCTAGTCCTGAGCTTGCTGCATCTATGGATGCTCAAGCTAGTTCCCAAAGCATACCGCCAATTGAACCAATCATCCCTAAACCAGATCATGCATCAAAAGTTCATTCTGAAGGAACACGTTCAACCATGGCCCAGCCATCCTTTACTGATCCGCTGGTAACAGCAGAAAGATTGCATTCACCTTCTGATATACATGATCATAAAGAACCTCAGAATTTGCACGGACATGACACACtcaaagatgaaatattacttCATAAGCGAAAAGCAGTTGCTTTTAAGAGGGAAGGTAAACTGGCAGAAGCTAGAGAAGAACTGAAACAGGCAAAACTCTTAGAAAAGCGTCTTGAAGTCTCTCAAGAGAACAGTGCAAACAGTAAGGATGAATCAACAAAACCTATTGTGCAAGAGACCAACTTGATCCAACAATCTGCTGGTGCCAACACCCGTACTGATGACATTCCCTCTGCCCCTCCAGCACAAGAGATAAAGGCAGTTCAGCCTCCGAAAGTATTGTCTAGTCGAGACCGTCTGAAAATCCAGCGTGAATCCCTTGCTCACAAACGCAATGCACTCAAGTTGCGGAGAGAAGGAAAGACCGCAGAAGCAGACGCGGAATTCGAGTTGGCTAAGTCACTGGAGAGCCAACTGGAAGAATCAGAAAGCCAGGTTTCTGGAGGCAAGTCATCTGACACAAACGATGCAGCTGTGGAGGATCTTCTTGATCCGCAAATCATGTCTGCGTTAAAATCGATCGGTTGGAGTGATGCTGATCTGTCCACGCAATCCTCTAACGCACGGCCTTCGAAGAAAGCCGAGGCAAAGCCAACTGCGGCAGCTACAACCAAGCCTCAGAATGAGAAGACCCAGCTTGAGGAGCAGATCAAGGCTGAGAAACTGAAGGCTCTAAGCTTGAAGCGTGAAGGGAAACAAACAGAGGCTCTGGAGGCCCTCCGATCAGCAAAGCGGCTGGAGAAGAGGTTGGCATCACTTGGCTAA
- the LOC121054762 gene encoding uncharacterized protein LOC121054762: MDAGGGAVAAAAGMDDADAAFFSRRGNRCCCFWGPWAASSYSRPGAAEEEWWHRVGERGGAERRRWWRRGVDALMKVREWSELVAGPRWKTFIRRFRRSPRHHHHGGGGQKLNYDPLSYALNFDEGHGGPCSPERDYAGYRDFSTRFVAPPAASAKTSIDLGARDAPPLFHNPPPQQPHPHPPSPTAARG, from the coding sequence atggacgccggcggcggcgctgtggcagcggcggcggggatggaCGACGCGGACGCCGCCTTCTTCTCCCGCCGCGGGAAccggtgctgctgcttctgggGGCCGTGGGCGGCGTCGTCGTACTCCCGCCCcggcgccgcggaggaggagtggTGGCACCGCGtcggggagaggggaggggcagagaggcggcggtggtggcggcgcggggtCGACGCGCTGATGAAGGTGCGGGAGTGGTCGGAGCTGGTGGCGGGCCCGCGGTGGAAGACCTTCATCCGGCGGTTCCGGCGCAGCCCACGCCATCATCAtcacggcggaggcgggcagAAGCTCAACTACGACCCGCTCAGCTACGCGCTTAACTTCGACGAGGGCCACGGCGGCCCCTGCAGCCCGGAGCGGGACTACGCCGGGTACCGCGACTTCTCCACCCGCTTCGTTGCGCCCCCGGCCGCCTCCGCTAAGACGTCCATCGACCTCGGCGCCCGTGACGCTCCGCCGCTGTTCCACAACCCGCCGCCGCAACAGCCCCACCCTCACCCGCCGtcccccaccgccgcgcgGGGCTGA
- the LOC102709006 gene encoding probable glutathione S-transferase DHAR2, chloroplastic, whose product MAVLLRTATSATATGSGCSSSALLATTLRRGGDRRLLLLRPPRGSAPRRAALTARASAEPLEVCAKASLTVPGRLGDCPFTQRVLLTIEEKHLPYDIKLVDLANKPDWFLKISPEGKVPIVKLEEKWVADSDVITQALEEKYPEPSLATPPEKASIGSKIFSTFIGFLKSKDPNDGTEQALLSELTSFDSYLKDNGPFINGTTISAADLSLAPKLFHMETALGHYKNWSVPDSLSHVKNYMKTIFSMDSFVKTRALQEDVIAGWRPKVMG is encoded by the exons AtggccgtcctcctccgcaCCGCCACCTCTGCTACGGCCACCGGCTCCGGTTGCTCCTCCTCGGCGCTCCTCGCCACCacgctccgccgcggcggcgaccggcgcctcctcctcctccgcccgccacgcggctcggcgccgcgccgcgcggcccTCACGGCCCGCGCCTCGGCCGAGCCGCTGGAGGTCTGCGCCAAGGCCTCCCTCACCGTCCCCGGCCGCCTCGGCGACT GTCCTTTCACACAGAGAGTTTTGTTGACAATAGAAGAGAAACATCTTCCATATGATATAAAACTAGTTGATCTCGCTAACAAACCTGATTG GTTTTTGAAAATTAGCCCAGAAGGTAAGGTGCCTATTGTCAAGCTTGAAGAAAAATGGGTTGCGGATTCTGATGTTATTACACAAGCACTGGAAGAGAAGTACCCTGAACCATCCTTGGCAACTCCTCCAGAAAAGGCTTCTAT agggtcaaaaatattttccaccTTTATTGGTTTCCTTAAAAGCAAGGATCCAAATGATGGAACAGAACAGGCACTACTTAGTGAGCTGACTTCATTCGATAGTTATCTAAAAGACAAT GGTCCATTTATTAATGGCACAACAATATCTGCTGCTGACCTCTCTCTTGCTCCCAAACTATTTCACATGGAGACAGCTCTAGGTCACTATAAGAATTGGTCTGTTCCAGATTCACTTTCACAtgtgaaaaattatatgaag ACTATCTTCTCAATGGATTCATTTGTCAAGACTCGAGCTCTGCAAGAGGATGTCATTGCTGGATGGCGCCCAAAAGTCATGGGTTAA